A portion of the candidate division WOR-3 bacterium genome contains these proteins:
- a CDS encoding dihydroorotate dehydrogenase electron transfer subunit, with protein sequence MVKISEGFEFRHPFSVHTFSGESVDFLVERKGGFTKSLTDMQVGQKADLTGPLGNGFKVQDVKAIFALGGGIGSAPLAVFEKTSLKTRYLVGARNVNSSPGYGLPPDRTYVVTEDGSLGEKGVVTDYFEKFYEQGEAVFACGPEAMLRKVVQICRDKKVENAFFCLEALMVCGIGACAGCTTSLLKNSKKVCSDGPVFKLEDLV encoded by the coding sequence ATGGTGAAAATCAGTGAAGGTTTCGAATTCCGTCACCCTTTTTCGGTTCACACATTTTCGGGTGAAAGTGTGGATTTTCTCGTCGAGAGAAAAGGCGGTTTCACAAAATCCTTGACAGACATGCAAGTCGGTCAGAAAGCTGATTTGACTGGCCCACTCGGAAACGGTTTCAAAGTTCAAGATGTCAAGGCGATTTTCGCTCTAGGTGGAGGAATAGGGTCAGCTCCCCTGGCGGTGTTCGAAAAGACTTCTTTGAAAACAAGATACCTTGTCGGCGCGAGAAATGTCAATTCGTCTCCGGGTTACGGCTTGCCACCGGATAGGACCTATGTCGTAACGGAGGATGGGAGCTTGGGTGAAAAGGGAGTCGTCACGGACTACTTCGAAAAGTTTTACGAACAGGGTGAAGCGGTTTTCGCGTGCGGACCTGAAGCGATGCTGAGAAAAGTAGTTCAGATCTGCAGAGACAAAAAAGTTGAAAACGCTTTTTTTTGCCTTGAAGCATTAATGGTCTGCGGTATAGGAGCATGTGCAGGGTGCACAACAAGCCTTCTTAAAAACTCCAAAAAAGTTTGTTCCGATGGACCTGTCTTCAAATTAGAGGATTTGGTTTGA
- a CDS encoding dihydroorotate dehydrogenase, which produces MIEQIFKLKGVDFKPPVFLASGTAGNGIELLGLTDFSFVGAVVTKAVTINPRSGNPPPRLAFSAQGLINSIGLANPGLEVFIKEIMPSLENFPAKIVINVAGEEIEDYVGVIKALSEFGNISGFEVNISCPNVKKGGISFGKDPLSAQKLVESVRKATEKPLILKLSPHGDAWETIAVEAEKIGVDAFSFVNTYPALVFDAAKRRFALGNKTGGLSGPAIKPLALFAVYSLRKLTSLPIIGGGGIVDYKDAVEFFLAGADAISVGTALFSDPDSPKVIFDGLKKYCLKHGLNSFNEIKLKDEKN; this is translated from the coding sequence TTGATCGAACAGATTTTCAAGTTGAAAGGAGTAGATTTCAAACCTCCTGTTTTTCTCGCATCTGGAACAGCAGGGAACGGAATCGAACTTCTGGGTTTGACGGATTTTTCTTTTGTGGGTGCTGTGGTGACGAAAGCAGTCACAATCAATCCCCGTTCTGGCAACCCCCCTCCAAGACTCGCTTTCTCAGCACAAGGACTTATAAATTCAATAGGACTTGCCAACCCGGGACTTGAAGTTTTTATTAAAGAAATAATGCCGAGTCTTGAAAATTTTCCCGCGAAGATAGTCATAAACGTAGCTGGCGAGGAAATCGAAGATTACGTGGGAGTGATAAAAGCCCTGTCGGAGTTCGGAAATATCTCTGGTTTTGAAGTGAACATAAGCTGTCCGAACGTCAAAAAGGGCGGAATTAGTTTCGGAAAAGACCCCCTTTCCGCTCAAAAGCTCGTCGAATCCGTCAGAAAAGCTACCGAAAAACCTTTGATACTGAAATTGTCCCCGCACGGAGACGCATGGGAAACTATAGCTGTCGAGGCTGAAAAAATCGGCGTTGACGCGTTCTCTTTTGTCAATACCTATCCCGCTCTTGTGTTTGACGCCGCCAAAAGGAGGTTTGCTCTTGGCAACAAAACCGGCGGTTTGAGCGGACCGGCTATAAAACCGCTCGCTCTTTTCGCGGTTTACTCCCTGCGGAAGTTGACCTCACTTCCGATAATAGGCGGAGGCGGAATAGTTGATTACAAAGACGCCGTAGAGTTTTTTTTGGCCGGAGCAGACGCGATATCCGTGGGCACAGCTTTGTTTTCCGATCCGGATTCTCCAAAAGTTATTTTCGACGGGCTAAAAAAATACTGCCTGAAGCATGGATTAAATTCGTTTAATGAGATAAAATTGAAAGATGAAAAAAATT